In Dissulfuribacter thermophilus, a genomic segment contains:
- a CDS encoding heavy-metal-associated domain-containing protein, giving the protein MEFTIKVSGMSCEHCVARVKKAILEINGVSSCEVDLKTGTVKVEASAEGLEEKVKEAVREAGYSIT; this is encoded by the coding sequence ATGGAATTTACAATAAAAGTAAGCGGAATGAGCTGTGAGCACTGCGTAGCCAGGGTAAAGAAGGCAATATTGGAAATAAATGGCGTCAGTAGCTGCGAAGTAGACCTAAAAACAGGCACTGTAAAGGTAGAGGCAAGCGCTGAAGGCCTGGAAGAAAAGGTAAAAGAGGCTGTTAGAGAAGCAGGCTATTCAATAACATAA
- a CDS encoding hydrogenase iron-sulfur subunit — protein sequence MNKQRQEPRILGFLCNWCCYTAADSAGVGRYQYPPNLRVIRIMCTGRLDPSFPLEALAVGADGVFVGGCHPGECHYQSGNYHALISGSLAHEAMRRIGVRQERLLIEWASAAEGPRFVNIITEFTKRIAELGPLGQAEGVKEERLRQRLLEAANAARDVKLRTGLINAAKDLLRSGDFSRKNIASIVRARCERTLSANFGTGGT from the coding sequence ATGAATAAACAGAGACAGGAACCCAGAATTCTCGGTTTTCTGTGCAATTGGTGTTGCTATACTGCTGCGGACTCAGCCGGAGTCGGCCGGTACCAGTATCCACCCAATCTCAGAGTCATTCGCATTATGTGCACAGGGAGACTTGATCCCTCTTTCCCTCTGGAGGCATTGGCAGTCGGTGCTGATGGAGTTTTTGTTGGAGGCTGTCATCCAGGGGAATGTCATTACCAATCAGGAAATTATCATGCCCTAATAAGCGGTTCTCTGGCCCATGAGGCCATGAGACGTATAGGGGTCAGGCAGGAGCGCCTTCTCATTGAGTGGGCATCCGCAGCAGAAGGCCCCAGGTTTGTCAACATAATCACCGAATTTACCAAGAGGATTGCCGAACTAGGTCCTCTTGGACAGGCCGAAGGCGTAAAGGAAGAGCGGTTGAGGCAACGGCTTCTCGAGGCAGCCAACGCCGCTCGAGATGTAAAGTTGCGGACAGGACTCATAAATGCTGCCAAGGATCTCCTTAGGTCCGGCGATTTTAGCAGAAAAAATATAGCCTCTATAGTGAGAGCCAGGTGTGAAAGGACTCTTTCAGCCAATTTTGGAACCGGAGGGACATAA
- the fdhF gene encoding formate dehydrogenase subunit alpha — MNVTDKVINLLIDGREVTARQGMSVLEAARDAGIEIPHLCHLPGKDDSKRPCLLCLVEIDGEYVRACRTEATDGMVVVTKDPKILEQRRRNLEKLISHHYGDCKAPCNLTCPGGINVQGYINLIARGEYEAALRLIKEKNPLPLSVGRVCPRFCETRCRRVLLDEPISINHLKRFVADYVQAKGGLKERPGESTGKRAAIIGGGPAGLSCAYFLRKLGHDVTIFEAEKELGGLLRYGIPNYKLPTKVVEQEVQNILDLGVHVKVGRRWGDDFTLSDLKDQGFDSIFIAVGLSKQRSLSIKGGEFAVDGLELLKKINLGRQISLGSKVLVIGGGDVAVDAARSARRLGVRDVTVVYERSRVEMPAQQRDVEEAEKEGVQLFLMATPLSIERMDNGKVKVIMARTVLGEPDERGRRFPVPMPGSRLVWEGDAVISALGQEGDDTISTFGDLEAKLKLSPKKTIKSNPSTMATNIPGIFAGGDCASGPRTVIQAVAAGRRAAEAMHEYMVGEKTGISEPRFNFTKGKRFEDVDMHNYDGFTVSLAQSMPERPPERRICDFFEVELGLTEEMARREAARCLQCGCLGLSKCTFRTLCADHDLGVKKALKRLHYPLDKTHPAILIDPNKCVLCHRCEQTCESDALRLDYIEEDGCVRDKSIVINSNCVSCGACVDTCPTGALTKKDLGVPLLPGEADVTKSVCTYCGTGCKIEIHSKCGVIVEIKSDPRDAPNYGDLCVKGRFGFDFYRHPDRLTRPMIRESREDKFRKVSWEEAIDFAAKRLMEIRQKYGPNAIGVVSSSRCENEVNYLAQKFARAVIGTNNIDNCARVCHAPSVTGLRIALGSGAATNSLRDIMEAEVLIVCGSNTSEAHPVVGMMIRRAVANGTRLIVIDPRRTDLVSIADYWLRLRPGTNVSLFNSMLHVIFDEHLEDSEFIAERTEGFEKVRQHVKMFPPEMTDAITGVSAELLREATRCYAGTRKGMILYGLGVTEHRDGTNSVMGLANLALATGNVGRPGAGILPLRGQNNVQGACDMGALPMVYPGYQDVDDVQTREKFAKEWGTSVPEGPGLTEHEMYQAAREGMFKALYCIGDDPMHTQANISAVRTALASMELVIVQDIFPTETMKMAHVVFPAACFYEKDGTFTNAERRIQRIRKAVEPPGEALPDWKIVCLLAQKMGYSMSYTDPAEIMEEIAKVTPVMAGVHYWRLEGDGLVWPCPHDTHPGTPLLHSNAFTRGKGLFSVLFHSGSMEQPDSEYPLVLITGRRLPHYNNGSMTRRSRVLNTISPEEYVEIHPEDARRFGIMDGAMTWVESRRGKVAVRARLTAKSRPGTVFMAFHFQDVLTNLLTSPAYDEISLTPEYKACAVKIYMAETDKT; from the coding sequence ATGAATGTTACAGATAAAGTGATAAACCTCTTGATAGATGGGAGAGAGGTCACTGCCCGACAGGGCATGAGCGTCCTTGAAGCGGCAAGAGATGCAGGGATCGAGATTCCGCACCTGTGTCACCTCCCTGGTAAGGATGATTCCAAGAGGCCATGTCTTCTGTGTCTTGTGGAGATTGATGGTGAATATGTTAGGGCATGCCGCACTGAGGCAACAGATGGAATGGTTGTGGTAACCAAAGATCCTAAAATTTTGGAGCAAAGAAGACGTAATCTGGAAAAACTGATTTCTCATCACTATGGAGACTGCAAGGCCCCCTGCAATCTCACATGTCCTGGTGGCATCAACGTTCAGGGATACATTAATCTCATCGCAAGAGGCGAATATGAGGCAGCACTGAGGCTCATTAAGGAGAAGAATCCCCTGCCGCTCTCTGTGGGGAGGGTGTGCCCGAGATTTTGTGAGACTAGGTGTAGGCGTGTCCTGTTGGATGAGCCCATTAGCATAAATCATCTCAAGAGGTTCGTGGCAGATTACGTTCAGGCCAAAGGTGGTTTGAAAGAACGGCCAGGGGAATCTACAGGCAAACGTGCAGCCATTATTGGTGGTGGACCCGCTGGTCTTAGCTGCGCTTATTTTTTGAGAAAGCTCGGCCATGACGTAACCATCTTCGAGGCAGAAAAGGAACTCGGTGGGCTCCTGAGATACGGGATTCCAAACTACAAGCTCCCCACCAAGGTAGTGGAACAAGAGGTACAGAATATCTTGGATCTGGGGGTGCATGTAAAGGTTGGAAGGCGATGGGGAGATGATTTTACCTTAAGTGACCTCAAAGATCAGGGTTTTGATTCTATATTTATTGCGGTTGGGCTCTCGAAGCAAAGATCCCTTTCGATCAAGGGCGGAGAGTTTGCCGTAGATGGCCTTGAGCTCTTGAAAAAGATCAATCTCGGCAGGCAAATCTCTCTCGGTTCAAAGGTCCTCGTAATCGGTGGTGGAGATGTGGCAGTGGATGCCGCGCGTTCAGCAAGGCGTCTTGGTGTAAGGGATGTTACTGTTGTGTACGAGAGGAGCCGAGTGGAGATGCCGGCCCAGCAGCGCGATGTGGAAGAGGCAGAAAAGGAGGGGGTACAGCTATTCCTCATGGCCACGCCTCTGTCTATTGAGCGCATGGACAATGGTAAGGTGAAGGTCATAATGGCCAGGACGGTCCTTGGAGAGCCAGATGAGAGGGGCAGACGTTTCCCTGTTCCCATGCCAGGCTCCAGGCTCGTGTGGGAAGGGGATGCAGTGATCTCAGCACTGGGTCAGGAGGGTGACGACACCATTTCCACCTTTGGTGACCTGGAAGCAAAATTGAAATTGAGCCCCAAAAAGACAATAAAGTCCAATCCCAGCACCATGGCTACGAATATCCCAGGGATTTTTGCCGGGGGTGACTGTGCAAGCGGGCCAAGGACTGTTATTCAGGCGGTTGCAGCAGGAAGGCGCGCTGCAGAGGCCATGCATGAGTACATGGTTGGGGAAAAGACAGGTATATCTGAGCCGAGATTTAATTTTACCAAGGGTAAGCGCTTTGAAGACGTCGATATGCACAACTATGATGGTTTTACAGTGAGCCTTGCCCAATCCATGCCTGAACGTCCGCCTGAAAGGCGCATTTGTGACTTTTTTGAGGTTGAACTCGGCCTTACCGAGGAGATGGCCAGGCGTGAGGCAGCGAGATGCCTTCAGTGTGGCTGTCTGGGGCTTTCAAAATGTACCTTCCGTACACTATGCGCCGATCACGATCTTGGGGTAAAAAAGGCCCTGAAACGGCTTCATTATCCCCTGGACAAGACCCATCCAGCCATTTTGATAGATCCAAACAAGTGTGTGTTATGTCACAGATGTGAGCAGACCTGTGAATCAGATGCCCTGCGGCTGGACTATATTGAGGAAGATGGCTGCGTCAGGGATAAGTCCATAGTGATAAACTCCAACTGCGTCTCGTGCGGAGCCTGTGTCGATACATGTCCCACAGGTGCCCTTACGAAAAAGGATCTTGGTGTCCCCTTACTACCAGGTGAAGCCGATGTCACAAAGAGCGTATGTACTTACTGTGGAACAGGCTGCAAGATAGAGATCCATTCAAAATGTGGTGTAATTGTGGAGATAAAATCCGATCCTAGGGATGCTCCAAATTATGGTGACCTGTGCGTAAAAGGTAGGTTCGGCTTTGATTTCTATCGTCATCCAGACCGTCTGACAAGGCCGATGATACGTGAAAGCCGTGAGGATAAGTTCAGAAAGGTCTCTTGGGAAGAGGCAATAGACTTTGCGGCTAAACGCCTTATGGAAATCAGGCAAAAATACGGGCCCAATGCAATTGGAGTAGTTTCATCCTCAAGGTGTGAAAATGAAGTCAATTATCTGGCGCAGAAGTTTGCCAGGGCGGTAATTGGCACAAACAATATAGACAACTGTGCCAGGGTCTGCCATGCACCGTCTGTGACTGGTCTCAGGATAGCCCTGGGGAGTGGTGCTGCCACAAATTCTCTTAGGGACATTATGGAGGCAGAAGTCCTGATAGTATGCGGATCTAATACAAGCGAGGCCCATCCCGTGGTAGGGATGATGATACGTAGGGCTGTAGCCAATGGAACAAGACTCATAGTCATAGATCCAAGGCGCACTGATCTGGTCTCAATTGCAGATTATTGGCTCAGGCTGAGGCCCGGCACCAATGTCTCGCTTTTCAACTCCATGCTCCATGTCATATTTGACGAACACCTAGAAGACAGCGAATTCATCGCAGAACGCACTGAAGGATTCGAAAAGGTCAGGCAACATGTAAAGATGTTTCCTCCTGAGATGACGGATGCCATAACCGGTGTTTCGGCTGAACTGCTGAGAGAGGCCACCAGGTGCTATGCAGGGACACGTAAAGGCATGATCCTTTATGGCCTTGGAGTGACGGAACACCGTGATGGAACAAACAGTGTGATGGGGCTCGCCAATCTGGCCCTGGCCACTGGCAATGTCGGTAGACCAGGCGCTGGCATACTGCCTCTCCGAGGTCAGAATAACGTCCAGGGCGCGTGCGATATGGGAGCGCTTCCCATGGTATATCCCGGCTACCAGGACGTGGATGATGTACAGACGAGGGAAAAGTTCGCCAAGGAGTGGGGTACAAGTGTCCCCGAGGGCCCTGGACTTACCGAACATGAAATGTATCAGGCTGCAAGAGAGGGGATGTTTAAGGCGCTCTACTGTATCGGCGACGACCCCATGCACACCCAGGCAAATATCTCCGCTGTCCGCACCGCATTGGCCAGCATGGAGCTAGTAATAGTCCAGGATATTTTCCCTACAGAGACCATGAAAATGGCGCACGTTGTCTTTCCTGCTGCCTGTTTTTACGAAAAAGACGGTACCTTTACAAATGCCGAAAGAAGGATTCAAAGGATCAGAAAGGCTGTCGAGCCACCGGGTGAGGCCCTGCCAGACTGGAAGATAGTATGCCTTCTTGCTCAGAAAATGGGATATTCAATGTCTTATACAGATCCGGCAGAAATAATGGAGGAAATCGCTAAGGTAACACCAGTGATGGCCGGTGTTCATTACTGGCGCCTCGAAGGGGATGGACTTGTCTGGCCATGTCCCCACGACACTCATCCAGGGACGCCCCTTTTACACAGCAATGCCTTTACAAGGGGCAAGGGGCTTTTTTCAGTACTGTTTCACTCTGGTAGCATGGAACAACCTGACAGTGAATATCCTCTTGTCTTGATCACAGGGCGTCGTCTTCCACATTACAATAACGGCTCTATGACCAGACGTTCAAGAGTACTCAATACGATTTCTCCGGAGGAATACGTAGAGATTCATCCTGAGGACGCAAGGCGTTTCGGTATAATGGATGGCGCGATGACATGGGTGGAATCGAGACGTGGAAAGGTAGCGGTGAGGGCAAGGCTCACCGCAAAAAGCAGGCCCGGAACCGTGTTTATGGCATTTCATTTCCAAGATGTGCTAACCAATCTTCTTACGAGCCCAGCATATGACGAGATCTCTCTCACTCCCGAATACAAGGCCTGCGCAGTCAAAATTTACATGGCAGAGACTGATAAGACATAG
- a CDS encoding CoB--CoM heterodisulfide reductase iron-sulfur subunit A family protein: MKCNNSSNTPVTGSVLVIGGGVAGVQASLDLTELGYKVYLLEKTASIGGAMARLDKTFPTNDCSLCILAPKLVEAGRNPNIEIITNAELISLNGKPGSFTAKVLVKPRFIDETACTGCGQCSLYCPRIIADQYNERLELARCAHIDYPQAVPTSYYIDAKACLRVNYDSCGLCASLCQKKAIDFDQSEGIRELNVGAAIVAPGFGRIKEEFLEKFGWGLYEDVLTAFEFERLMCASGPTNGEIVRISDGRHPKRIAFLQCIGSRDERCGNNYCSSVCCMYAIKEATMAKEHDPDVQITLFYMDVRTHGKGFDAARERAIREHDLRIVYARPARVEQIDGQLLLTYVAENGRNFHEFYDMVVLTNGLEAVEDAEKLSESTGISLNSYNFAYTGIWSPLSSDREGVFVAGAFQGPKDIPDSVTQASGAASLCAGLLKEARDTETLSITYPEERDVSNEEPRIGVFVCSCGINIGGVVDVKKVQEYARTLPGVVYATDNLYTCSQDTQRHITEIIREYNLNRVVVAACTPRTHEPLFQATLRAAGLNRSLFEMANIRDQCSWVHMNEPQAATEKAKDLVRMAVAKAQHLAPLPEQELPVVKSALVIGGGVAGLTAALTIAEQGYYCTLVEREHRLGGRALALTADRLGNDPRQEVSMLIEKVKSHPKIRVCTGAVLSSVSGYVGDFRSTISIGSKTEEISHGVIVLATGGRPYIPKGKFFYGESSRVITQIELEERLASRRPLLPGTKHIVMIQCVGSRGNDLSYCSRVCCGQALKNALRIKKLAPDIQVVILYRDMRAYGFIEDDYREARRKGVIFQRYSLENPPRASLQKDEKSPLAVLVWDSLLNREIEWKADLLVLSTGIVPEDVQDISKILKVPTTEDGFFLEAHVKLRPVDLAVDGVYVCGLAHSPRSIDESIAQAQAAAARACLPLARGKVEPEPIVSMVDKEKCIGCGACEQFCPYNAIRIYKEGKRRKASTLAASCKGCGICAARCPVLAIEMGRFTYHGIMAQIHAFSGKEIENE; this comes from the coding sequence ATGAAATGCAATAATAGTTCTAATACTCCTGTAACCGGGAGCGTCCTGGTTATTGGAGGCGGTGTTGCAGGGGTGCAGGCATCCCTTGACCTTACAGAATTGGGGTACAAGGTCTATCTTCTCGAAAAAACGGCATCCATAGGGGGTGCCATGGCAAGACTCGATAAGACGTTCCCCACCAACGACTGTTCCCTTTGTATCCTGGCGCCAAAACTGGTGGAGGCAGGACGAAATCCAAACATTGAAATCATCACGAATGCCGAACTTATTTCCCTAAATGGCAAACCAGGTTCTTTTACTGCAAAGGTACTTGTAAAGCCGAGATTCATAGACGAAACCGCCTGTACCGGATGCGGGCAGTGTTCACTTTACTGTCCTAGAATCATAGCAGACCAATACAATGAACGTTTGGAACTGGCCCGCTGCGCGCACATAGATTATCCCCAGGCAGTACCAACAAGTTACTATATAGATGCAAAGGCCTGTTTACGCGTCAATTATGACTCCTGTGGGCTATGTGCCTCTCTATGCCAGAAAAAGGCAATAGACTTTGATCAATCCGAAGGGATACGAGAACTCAATGTGGGAGCTGCTATTGTCGCTCCTGGCTTTGGCCGCATAAAGGAAGAGTTCTTAGAAAAATTCGGCTGGGGTCTCTATGAAGATGTTTTGACTGCCTTTGAATTCGAGCGTCTAATGTGCGCAAGTGGCCCCACCAATGGAGAGATCGTTCGAATTTCAGACGGACGGCATCCAAAACGTATTGCGTTTCTCCAGTGTATCGGTTCTCGAGATGAACGTTGCGGCAACAATTACTGTTCCTCTGTATGCTGTATGTACGCCATAAAAGAGGCGACCATGGCCAAGGAACATGACCCAGATGTGCAAATCACCCTCTTTTATATGGATGTACGTACCCACGGTAAGGGGTTTGATGCAGCTAGAGAGCGTGCCATCAGAGAACACGACCTGAGGATTGTCTATGCCCGTCCTGCGAGGGTTGAACAAATAGATGGACAGCTTCTGCTCACCTATGTGGCAGAAAATGGAAGGAATTTTCATGAATTCTACGACATGGTTGTCCTGACTAATGGACTGGAGGCTGTCGAGGATGCTGAAAAACTCTCAGAATCCACAGGAATATCTCTCAATTCCTACAATTTTGCCTACACAGGTATCTGGTCGCCACTCAGCTCCGATAGAGAGGGTGTATTCGTAGCAGGGGCATTCCAGGGCCCGAAAGACATACCCGACAGTGTAACCCAGGCGAGCGGAGCCGCCTCACTCTGTGCAGGTCTGCTCAAGGAAGCTAGGGATACAGAGACACTATCAATCACCTATCCTGAAGAACGCGACGTTTCCAATGAAGAACCGCGGATAGGGGTGTTTGTGTGTAGCTGTGGGATCAATATAGGAGGCGTGGTAGATGTCAAGAAAGTCCAGGAATACGCCCGTACACTTCCCGGAGTAGTGTATGCCACTGACAATCTGTACACCTGTTCCCAGGATACCCAACGACACATTACCGAAATAATAAGAGAATACAATCTCAATAGGGTAGTAGTGGCGGCATGTACCCCAAGAACCCACGAACCTCTCTTTCAGGCGACACTGAGGGCCGCTGGGCTTAACCGGTCTCTTTTTGAGATGGCCAATATAAGAGACCAGTGTTCCTGGGTCCACATGAACGAACCGCAAGCCGCCACGGAAAAGGCAAAAGATCTCGTTAGGATGGCCGTGGCAAAGGCCCAACATCTCGCTCCCCTACCAGAGCAGGAACTTCCGGTGGTCAAATCCGCCTTGGTAATCGGCGGCGGAGTGGCTGGTCTCACGGCAGCCCTCACCATAGCAGAACAGGGCTATTACTGCACCCTAGTGGAACGGGAACACAGGCTTGGAGGCAGGGCCCTTGCTCTCACAGCAGACAGGCTGGGAAATGACCCCAGACAGGAGGTTTCAATGCTCATAGAAAAGGTCAAATCCCATCCTAAGATTAGGGTCTGTACAGGGGCTGTATTGTCTTCAGTCTCGGGTTATGTGGGGGATTTCCGTTCCACAATCTCAATCGGTTCCAAGACCGAGGAGATCAGTCACGGCGTCATAGTCCTTGCCACCGGGGGCCGACCCTATATACCCAAGGGAAAATTTTTCTATGGTGAGTCATCCAGAGTCATTACGCAAATTGAACTGGAGGAAAGACTCGCCTCACGTCGTCCCTTACTTCCGGGAACGAAGCACATAGTAATGATACAGTGTGTGGGTTCCAGGGGGAATGACCTTTCATACTGTAGCCGTGTCTGTTGCGGTCAGGCACTGAAAAACGCCCTCCGGATAAAGAAGCTGGCCCCGGATATTCAAGTAGTCATTCTGTACAGAGACATGAGGGCCTATGGATTTATAGAGGATGACTATCGTGAGGCGAGGCGCAAGGGAGTGATATTCCAGCGTTATAGCCTGGAAAATCCGCCAAGGGCATCTCTGCAAAAAGATGAAAAGAGTCCGCTTGCTGTCTTGGTCTGGGACTCTCTCCTTAATAGGGAAATCGAGTGGAAGGCTGATCTATTGGTCCTCTCAACCGGAATTGTGCCGGAAGATGTACAGGACATCTCAAAAATACTCAAGGTACCTACGACAGAAGACGGGTTCTTCCTCGAGGCCCATGTGAAGTTGAGGCCTGTGGATCTGGCAGTGGATGGGGTCTATGTATGTGGCCTTGCACACTCTCCACGCTCCATCGATGAAAGTATTGCCCAGGCGCAGGCAGCGGCTGCAAGGGCCTGTCTGCCTCTGGCGAGGGGAAAGGTGGAACCAGAACCAATTGTTTCCATGGTTGACAAGGAAAAATGTATCGGCTGTGGCGCATGCGAGCAGTTTTGTCCGTACAACGCGATTCGCATCTACAAGGAAGGAAAGAGACGAAAGGCCTCAACCCTTGCCGCATCCTGTAAAGGTTGCGGCATATGTGCCGCTCGTTGTCCTGTGTTGGCCATAGAAATGGGCCGTTTCACTTACCATGGAATCATGGCGCAGATCCACGCTTTCTCAGGAAAGGAGATAGAAAATGAATAA
- a CDS encoding class I SAM-dependent methyltransferase, with protein MANGLRLAGKKDEKIIFFQQFLKHPLQIGSVIPSSPYLERRVLDMAEVRTCKTVVELGSGTGGTTKAILSCLPRDAKLLSIEINPQFHSFVKTIDDPRLIAHLGSAADLGKILAQYNLPNPDAIISGIPFSTMPEELGKRIIQEIARCLAHGGRFVAYQFSSKVSHLCNPVLGPCKKSMEILNIPPMRVYRWEKNGFKPQT; from the coding sequence ATGGCCAACGGACTACGTCTAGCTGGTAAAAAAGACGAAAAGATAATATTCTTTCAGCAATTTTTAAAACACCCTTTGCAGATAGGGTCAGTTATCCCGAGTTCACCATATTTGGAAAGACGCGTACTTGATATGGCAGAGGTGCGCACTTGTAAGACTGTGGTGGAGCTTGGTTCAGGAACAGGAGGTACTACCAAGGCAATCCTTTCGTGTTTGCCTAGAGATGCAAAACTCCTTAGTATTGAGATCAATCCACAGTTTCATAGTTTTGTTAAGACAATTGATGATCCAAGATTGATTGCGCACTTGGGGAGTGCAGCGGATCTCGGGAAGATTTTGGCCCAATACAACCTGCCAAACCCTGATGCAATCATATCTGGTATCCCATTTTCCACAATGCCAGAAGAGCTTGGAAAGCGCATAATCCAAGAGATTGCCAGGTGCCTTGCCCATGGTGGTAGGTTTGTGGCCTACCAGTTCAGCAGCAAGGTGTCTCACCTGTGCAATCCCGTACTTGGACCATGCAAAAAATCAATGGAAATCCTGAATATCCCACCTATGAGGGTATATAGGTGGGAGAAAAACGGCTTTAAGCCACAAACGTAA
- a CDS encoding nitroreductase: MDAITCIKTRQSIRAYLPDPVPEELLREVVEIASWSPSYKNTQPWEVMIISGEKKQALSKMLVDLLEKGAPPTPDIPEPTVWPETQQARINHLYSQRAKATGINLADPEVIKKAKKANFNFYGAPHAIYLYQDKDLPLWSLFDIGLFAQNLMLAAHAKGLGTVPQAFTTDYAKETKEFLGIPESKRLVLGLSIGYPNMEAPHNQLRTDRVPVEEILTFVA; this comes from the coding sequence ATGGACGCTATCACTTGTATCAAGACCAGACAGAGCATAAGAGCTTATCTTCCTGATCCAGTACCCGAAGAGCTGTTGAGAGAGGTGGTCGAGATAGCCTCATGGAGTCCTTCATATAAGAATACCCAGCCCTGGGAGGTTATGATCATCTCAGGAGAGAAAAAACAGGCCCTGAGCAAGATGCTCGTAGATCTCTTGGAAAAAGGGGCACCGCCCACCCCCGATATACCTGAGCCCACAGTATGGCCCGAAACCCAACAGGCCAGGATAAATCACCTCTATTCCCAGAGGGCCAAGGCAACTGGAATAAATCTGGCAGACCCAGAAGTGATAAAAAAGGCGAAAAAGGCAAATTTTAATTTCTACGGGGCACCCCACGCGATTTATCTATATCAAGACAAGGACCTTCCTCTTTGGTCACTGTTTGATATAGGACTCTTTGCCCAGAACCTCATGCTTGCTGCACATGCTAAGGGACTCGGCACAGTACCCCAGGCCTTCACAACTGATTATGCAAAGGAAACAAAGGAATTCTTAGGTATCCCTGAGTCCAAACGCCTGGTTCTGGGCCTTTCAATAGGATACCCCAACATGGAGGCACCACATAATCAATTGAGGACAGACAGGGTACCAGTTGAGGAAATCCTTACGTTTGTGGCTTAA
- a CDS encoding glycogen synthase — protein sequence MRDNICKVWMVTREYEGLAGVGGIKDVCRYLSEALHNKGVKVKVFLPRYGFINPEDHGFKNIGPSLIVDMNYASEERREQVSFWKNCLYGVDIVMVESQRFSEKFGVYTYTEYEERLDPGKKKGEGHFDYFATNVLLEKAVLAYAAHSGQTPDCIHCHDGHTALIPPLMRELEGYRYFFKNTGALVTIHNAGIGYHQDVLDLPFAKAITGLPWKVIYSSLLNGSFDPFLACSPYSCMNTVSENYAKELQETDLDALTGWLGHALKERGIVLKGITNGIDPSAYDPKRPEELGLPKAFDPMTGDLDGKREARSLLYSLIREKKADGIQIIGELATDFKRPLLTSIGRLTQQKGIDQLCDALTILATKEPEFQCVILGTGEHHIEERLKAMAQVSNLKGKLCVLLGYSDKIGNLVYASGDFFLIPSLYEPCGLTDFIAQLLGNIPIVRKTGGLVKVRDCFNGFSYEEHTPHALCNTIIKAISFFKSRPDMLQEIRQNAIFEIYENYTWDKVADKYLELYKESLRFKLF from the coding sequence ATGCGGGACAATATTTGCAAAGTATGGATGGTGACCAGAGAATATGAAGGCCTTGCAGGTGTAGGCGGTATAAAGGATGTATGCCGCTACCTTTCCGAGGCCTTACATAACAAGGGGGTAAAAGTCAAGGTATTCTTACCACGATACGGCTTTATCAACCCAGAAGACCATGGATTCAAAAATATCGGGCCCTCACTCATTGTGGATATGAACTACGCCTCAGAGGAAAGGAGAGAACAGGTCTCATTCTGGAAAAATTGCCTCTATGGAGTGGATATCGTCATGGTGGAGAGCCAGCGTTTTTCAGAAAAGTTTGGTGTCTATACCTATACTGAGTATGAAGAACGGCTCGATCCAGGAAAGAAAAAGGGAGAGGGTCACTTTGACTACTTTGCCACCAATGTCCTCTTGGAAAAGGCTGTCCTTGCCTATGCGGCTCACTCAGGCCAAACACCTGACTGTATCCATTGCCACGATGGTCATACTGCCCTGATACCACCCCTTATGAGGGAACTCGAAGGCTATAGGTACTTTTTTAAGAATACCGGAGCACTCGTAACCATACACAACGCAGGTATAGGATATCACCAAGACGTGCTCGATTTGCCATTTGCAAAGGCTATCACTGGTCTTCCATGGAAGGTAATCTATAGCTCCCTTTTGAACGGATCTTTTGATCCTTTTTTGGCGTGTTCTCCCTATTCGTGCATGAATACTGTTAGCGAAAACTATGCAAAGGAACTCCAAGAAACAGACCTCGATGCCCTAACCGGCTGGCTAGGCCACGCCCTAAAGGAAAGGGGCATCGTCCTAAAAGGTATAACCAATGGTATAGACCCGAGTGCCTATGATCCCAAAAGGCCCGAAGAACTAGGGCTCCCCAAGGCCTTTGACCCAATGACAGGAGACCTCGATGGAAAAAGAGAAGCAAGATCACTTCTCTATTCTTTGATTCGAGAGAAGAAGGCCGATGGGATACAGATCATTGGTGAGTTAGCCACTGATTTTAAAAGGCCCCTTCTCACTTCCATTGGAAGGCTTACTCAACAAAAAGGCATTGATCAACTATGCGATGCATTGACAATATTGGCCACAAAAGAGCCTGAATTTCAATGTGTAATACTGGGGACTGGGGAGCACCACATCGAAGAAAGACTAAAGGCCATGGCTCAAGTTTCAAACCTCAAGGGTAAATTGTGCGTCCTCCTTGGCTATAGCGATAAAATCGGAAACCTCGTTTATGCATCAGGAGACTTCTTTTTAATCCCTTCCCTGTATGAACCTTGCGGGCTCACGGACTTCATAGCCCAGCTCCTTGGAAACATCCCTATTGTCAGGAAAACAGGGGGGCTAGTGAAGGTAAGAGACTGTTTTAATGGCTTTTCGTATGAAGAACACACCCCTCATGCCCTATGCAATACCATCATAAAGGCAATATCCTTTTTTAAAAGCCGGCCTGACATGCTCCAAGAGATTCGACAAAACGCCATTTTTGAAATATATGAAAACTACACTTGGGATAAGGTAGCAGACAAATATCTCGAACTTTATAAGGAGTCGCTCAGGTTTAAGCTTTTCTAA